A window of Vigna unguiculata cultivar IT97K-499-35 chromosome 4, ASM411807v1, whole genome shotgun sequence contains these coding sequences:
- the LOC114181106 gene encoding germinal center kinase 3 isoform X2, with amino-acid sequence MSLIDHPNVLQAHCSFTTGHNLWVVMPYMAGGSCLHIMKSAYPEGFEEPVIATLLHEVLKALVYLHAHGHIHRDVKAGNILLDSNGAVKLADFGVSACMFDTGDRQRSRNTFVGTPCWMAPEVMQQLHGYDFKADIWSFGITALELAHGHAPFSKYPPMKVLLMTLQNAPPGLDYERDKRFSKAFKELVATCLVKDPKKRPSSEKLLKHHFFKHARASKYLARTILEGLAPLGDRFRSLKAKEADLLVQNKALYEDKDQLSQKEYIRGISAWNFNLEDLKSQAALIQDDDIPNVDEPQKDKKEKVRSDDFRDSAETLSSVTANHSDDAPIQNKEDGFNNLQDLEGSLASFPSKPLQALKGCFDMCEDDVNNNSPRDLDQDYANESSGPSSSLQQNANNQQKKFPSGSLLPDNFLFPKKVVTDGDRDYLQTKYSSERNHSGPLQYRQKRDTNNLPLVDDPSDGAFVQRRGRFKVTSADLNPMGPSNNASGPVVSPTSPPNQNFMAGAILPSLQCILQQNGLQREEIIKLIKYAEQSSGKNAEPVEAGAVDSLQVPATNREKELHFQVVQLQQSIGSLVEELQRQKMKNVQLEKQLSSMINKMEK; translated from the exons ATGAGCTTGATTGATCATCCAAATGTTTTACAGGCACATTGCTCTTTTACTACTGGACACAATCTATGGGTTGTAATGCCATACATGGCTGGGGGTTCTTGCCTCCATATAATGAAATCTGCCTATCCGGAAGGTTTTGAAGAGCCTGTTATTGCTACTTTATTGCATGAAGTTCTCAAAGCTCTTGTTTATCTTCATGCCCATGGTCACATACATAGAGATGTTAAG GCGGGAAATATTCTGCTTGATTCTAATGGTGCTGTCAAACTAGCTGACTTTGGAGTGTCAGCATGTATGTTTGATACTGGAGACAGGCAACGTTCAAGAAACACTTTTGTTGGAACACCTTGCTG GATGGCTCCTGAAGTCATGCAGCAATTACATGGATATGATTTTAA AGCAGATATATGGTCATTTGGTATAACAGCACTTGAACTTGCTCATGGTCATGCCCCATTTTCCAAGTATCCACCTATGAAA GTTTTGCTTATGACTTTACAAAATGCCCCTCCAGGTCTTGATTATGAAAGAGACAAGAGATTTTCAAAG GCTTTCAAGGAGTTGGTTGCCACCTGCTTAGTAAAAGACCCAAAAAAGCGTCCAAGTTCAGAAAAGCTTTTAAAGCACCACTTTTTCAAACATGCACGCGCTAGCAAATATCTTGCTCGCACCATTCTAGAAGGGCTGGCTCCTTTAGGAGATCGTTTTAGATCGCTGAAG GCTAAAGAGGCAGATTTATTGGTGCAGAACAAGGCTCTTTATGAGGATAAGGATCAGTTATCTCAG AAAGAATATATTCGAGGAATTAGTGCCTGGAATTTTAACCTGGAAGATTTAAAAAGTCAAGCTGCTCTT ATTCAAGATGATGACATACCTAATGTAGATGAGCCACAAAAGGATAAGAAGGAAAAAGTCAGATCGGATGACTTCAGGGATTCTGCAGAGACGTTATCATCTGTAACAGCTAATCATTCAGATGATGCACCCATTCAGAACAAGGAG GATGGATTTAATAATCTTCAGGATTTGGAGGGTTCGCTTGCTTCATTTCCTAGTAAACCTCTTCAAGCACTTAA AGGATGTTTTGATATGTGTGAGGATGACGTTAATAACAACAGTCCAAGAGATCTGGATCAGGATTATGCAAATGAAAGTTCTGGGCCAAGTTCTTCATTACAACAAAACGCCAACAATCAGCAAAAAAAGTTTCCGAGTGGTTCTTTGCTAcctgataattttctttttcccaAAAAGGTTGTTACTGATGGGGACAG GGATTACCTACAAACAAAGTATTCTTCGGAGAGGAATCACAGTGGACCATTGCAATATCGACAAAAGAGAGATACCAACAACCTTCCATTGG TTGATGACCCATCAGATGGAGCGTTTGTCCAGCGTAGGGGGCGGTTTAAGGTCACATCGGCTGATCTCAATCCAATG GGTCCTTCAAACAATGCTTCTGGCCCAGTTGTCAGTCCTACCAGTCCACCAAATCAAAATTTCATGGCTGGTGCCATTCTTCCATCGCTTCAGTGCATCTTGCAACAGAATGGTTTGCAAAGg GAagagattataaaattaataaagtatgCAGAGCAGTCTTCTG GTAAAAATGCAGAACCAGTGGAGGCAGGGGCAGTTGATAGTTTGCAG GTACCTGCAACAAACAGGGAGAAGGAGCTGCATTTTCAGGTGGTTCAACTCCAACAGAG CATTGGAAGCCTTGTTGAGGAATTACAAAgacaaaagatgaaaaatgtTCAG